The Neorhodopirellula lusitana genome contains a region encoding:
- a CDS encoding PQQ-binding-like beta-propeller repeat protein, whose product MMIKRDRIHCCSLALIAFGLLAIPSNAQDWPSIRGPQYDGSAAVGDTDLAEGPLQLKVVWKRPIGSGYSGVVKSGDRLVSAMADVAADQEYVVAMSAETGETLWKTPTGKVMKGANGSFDGPVSTPAVDQVRAYHLSPLGILAAYSLDDGRVVWQHDLLKEYAAKSNFYGFGASPIVHNGVLIIPVGSPEGAVMGFDTKTGEVVWKAGQDGAAFQSAVTMELAGETAVLAACNTTLFAIAPATGEVIWSRPHGGASGEPVAAVVPVPLPGGGLFLNDSRDGSTGLNLQADGATERWSGRKIRNTYCVPVMSGGLLCSYSSRFLVAVDPETGDQVWRTRSPSNGFLATVAGRLVVATLDGSLHVGDVTEDGFHEAAQTQVFKTGDTDSEGLMWALPSIAGRSIYLRSLGAIARIDLQPGQQTETASTQESKLGPGFASFIQAVDATDNKQALIDKYLHGKSLPLVEDDFVHFILQGKYNDVAVASELFGVRQERAMQRIAGTDLFYFGVQVPEATRLSYVFFADYQPQIDPTSDRQFTSTVVAGEMEPIFRKPNSSLQVSWFDKGNVANDLEIDVDDLQTPLSGTIVETQLDSAELKEKVGLTIYLPPGYAESEQDGPDKDYPVVFVHDGKSAMESGNQVAIVDQLIQSKAIRPAVVVFIDKRFYPMQGATGYPEFFAKELLPKIDRDYRISKSRDDRASLSGGFGATLALMATLPVSNQIGVVGCHSPFAFEMLHPMMSQLSKLPNDRCQILVQWSRYDFRNPSENWNMADQSQVVAKILADGGHDVTAEGIGTGSDWVCWRTQSVRMWQHILGR is encoded by the coding sequence ATGATGATCAAAAGAGATCGCATCCATTGTTGCTCACTGGCTCTCATCGCATTCGGATTGCTGGCAATTCCCAGCAACGCTCAGGATTGGCCATCGATCCGGGGGCCGCAGTATGACGGTTCCGCAGCCGTCGGTGACACGGACCTGGCCGAGGGGCCGTTGCAATTGAAGGTGGTTTGGAAGCGGCCCATTGGCAGTGGATATTCCGGAGTGGTGAAGTCGGGCGATCGTTTGGTATCAGCGATGGCGGACGTGGCCGCTGACCAAGAGTACGTCGTCGCAATGTCGGCGGAGACCGGTGAGACGCTTTGGAAGACGCCAACCGGGAAAGTGATGAAGGGGGCGAACGGATCCTTCGACGGCCCTGTGTCGACGCCCGCTGTGGATCAGGTGCGAGCATACCACCTGTCACCGCTGGGTATCCTGGCGGCGTATTCGCTGGACGACGGGAGGGTCGTCTGGCAGCATGACTTGCTGAAAGAGTATGCTGCCAAGTCGAACTTTTATGGCTTCGGAGCATCACCGATCGTTCACAACGGCGTGCTGATCATTCCTGTCGGATCGCCCGAAGGTGCCGTGATGGGCTTCGATACGAAGACGGGCGAAGTGGTTTGGAAAGCGGGCCAAGACGGTGCCGCGTTTCAGTCGGCCGTGACCATGGAATTGGCGGGGGAAACCGCCGTTCTCGCCGCCTGCAACACAACGTTGTTTGCGATTGCCCCCGCGACTGGCGAGGTCATTTGGTCCCGCCCTCACGGCGGTGCCTCCGGCGAACCCGTGGCGGCTGTCGTCCCAGTTCCTTTGCCAGGCGGCGGACTGTTCTTGAACGACAGCCGTGACGGATCGACGGGATTGAATCTGCAGGCTGATGGTGCAACGGAACGTTGGTCGGGACGAAAAATCCGCAACACGTATTGTGTGCCGGTGATGTCAGGCGGGCTGCTGTGTTCGTATTCGTCTCGTTTCCTTGTCGCCGTCGATCCCGAGACAGGCGATCAAGTCTGGCGAACCCGATCACCGAGCAACGGGTTCCTCGCGACGGTTGCCGGACGGTTGGTGGTGGCGACCTTGGACGGATCCCTGCATGTTGGCGATGTCACCGAAGACGGGTTCCACGAAGCGGCTCAAACCCAGGTGTTCAAAACCGGTGATACCGATTCGGAAGGGCTGATGTGGGCGCTGCCATCGATCGCCGGTCGTTCGATCTACCTTCGAAGTCTCGGTGCGATCGCGCGAATTGATCTGCAACCCGGCCAGCAAACTGAAACCGCTTCAACGCAAGAATCCAAACTCGGCCCCGGTTTCGCCTCGTTCATCCAGGCCGTTGATGCCACTGACAATAAACAAGCCTTGATCGACAAGTACTTGCACGGCAAGTCTCTGCCACTGGTTGAAGATGACTTCGTTCACTTCATTCTTCAAGGGAAATACAACGACGTTGCCGTGGCGAGCGAACTGTTTGGCGTTCGTCAGGAACGAGCCATGCAGCGGATTGCAGGAACGGACCTTTTCTACTTTGGAGTTCAGGTTCCTGAGGCAACACGACTGTCCTACGTCTTTTTTGCCGACTATCAACCACAGATCGACCCAACATCGGACCGCCAATTCACGAGCACAGTCGTCGCCGGTGAAATGGAACCTATCTTCAGGAAACCCAATTCATCGCTGCAGGTTTCATGGTTTGACAAAGGCAATGTCGCCAACGACTTGGAGATCGATGTCGATGATTTGCAAACACCGCTCTCGGGAACCATTGTGGAAACTCAGTTAGACAGCGCCGAACTGAAAGAGAAGGTGGGGCTTACGATCTACCTACCACCAGGGTACGCCGAATCCGAACAAGATGGACCTGACAAAGACTATCCGGTCGTGTTTGTACATGATGGTAAATCGGCAATGGAGAGCGGTAACCAGGTGGCGATTGTGGATCAGTTGATTCAATCGAAAGCCATTCGGCCGGCCGTCGTCGTGTTCATCGACAAACGCTTTTATCCAATGCAAGGAGCGACCGGGTATCCCGAGTTCTTTGCCAAGGAATTGCTACCGAAGATTGACCGTGATTACCGAATCTCGAAGAGTCGCGATGACCGAGCCAGCCTGAGTGGCGGGTTCGGTGCGACGCTCGCGTTGATGGCGACCCTGCCGGTGAGCAACCAGATTGGCGTGGTCGGATGCCATTCTCCGTTTGCCTTTGAAATGTTGCACCCGATGATGTCACAGCTTTCCAAGCTGCCCAACGACCGTTGTCAGATTTTGGTGCAGTGGAGCCGATACGATTTCCGGAACCCATCGGAAAACTGGAACATGGCTGACCAATCACAAGTCGTTGCGAAGATCCTGGCGGATGGCGGGCACGACGTCACGGCCGAAGGGATTGGCACGGGCAGCGACTGGGTGTGCTGGCGAACTCAGTCGGTCCGAATGTGGCAGCACATACTCGGTCGGTAA
- a CDS encoding 3'-5' exonuclease, with product MARSLDVILVVDLESTCWKGSPPPEQTSEIIEIGLCTVDLGTLTRTEKRSFLVKPVQSEISDFCTELTTLTPDMFADAGTLADAGKILKKEYRSKDRLWASWGDYDRRQFERVCKDLCVGYPFGPSHLNVKSLFAAATGIGHEVGLDGAYKQLGLELKGTHHRGDDDAWNIAQILCRLLKTMRIGGNA from the coding sequence ATGGCACGATCACTTGACGTGATTTTGGTTGTCGATCTCGAATCGACATGCTGGAAAGGCTCGCCTCCGCCCGAACAAACGAGCGAGATCATTGAGATAGGGCTTTGCACCGTCGATCTGGGGACGTTGACTCGCACCGAGAAACGCAGCTTTCTTGTGAAGCCCGTTCAATCGGAGATCAGTGACTTTTGCACTGAACTTACAACGCTCACACCAGACATGTTCGCCGATGCGGGAACCCTCGCCGATGCGGGGAAGATTCTGAAGAAGGAATACCGCTCGAAAGATCGACTCTGGGCAAGTTGGGGCGACTATGACCGACGCCAGTTCGAGCGAGTGTGCAAGGACCTATGCGTCGGCTACCCATTTGGGCCAAGCCATCTGAATGTCAAATCGTTGTTTGCTGCCGCAACTGGCATCGGTCATGAAGTTGGCTTGGACGGAGCCTACAAGCAACTCGGCCTTGAGCTTAAAGGCACACATCACCGAGGTGACGATGATGCGTGGAACATTGCTCAAATTCTATGTCGCCTTCTGAAGACGATGAGGATTGGCGGCAATGCATGA
- a CDS encoding DUF2256 domain-containing protein, whose translation MPHHKPNLPEKVCVACGRPFCWRKKWEKVWDQVKYCSDRCRKNRDAKTLPKSPIS comes from the coding sequence ATGCCCCACCACAAGCCGAACTTGCCCGAGAAGGTTTGCGTCGCCTGCGGACGCCCGTTCTGTTGGCGTAAGAAATGGGAAAAGGTTTGGGACCAGGTGAAGTACTGCAGTGATCGATGCCGCAAGAATCGTGACGCCAAGACGCTCCCAAAGTCGCCGATATCGTGA
- a CDS encoding alpha/beta hydrolase fold domain-containing protein — protein MRFVIRLSLISLVALIVVCIYAGTTSAQPAPQRDGSFLKNRLEQDDVNDDGKVSRDEFSGPAPMFQRLDRDGDGEIEIKEVVKIMSMRSPANNRKANARIPSDLEIKRDVVFGKGGDRDLTMHLVFPTKKTDQPLPAYVWVHGGGWQSGSKEGGVNQVSRMVAEGFVGATIEYRLTGEAPFPAQIEDCKCAIRFLRAHAKEYGIDPERIAVAGSSAGGHLVALLGTSGDVKELEGSGGWPDQSSRVQAVVDLYGPSDLATFVTTEGFEAHNRTGSPESKLLGGGEVIGNKEGIRRVNPITYIDDQDPPFLILHGTKDPVVPMNQSQALHDALGTAGVETKLKLIPGAKHGGREFSTPEINDLIMSFLKKQLPVPK, from the coding sequence ATGCGTTTTGTAATCCGCCTCTCTTTGATCAGTTTGGTCGCCCTGATTGTCGTATGTATCTATGCCGGGACGACGTCTGCTCAACCTGCACCACAACGCGATGGATCGTTCCTTAAAAATCGCCTCGAACAAGATGACGTGAATGATGATGGGAAAGTCTCGCGGGACGAATTCAGTGGCCCGGCACCGATGTTCCAACGACTGGATCGGGACGGTGATGGCGAAATTGAGATCAAGGAAGTGGTCAAGATCATGTCCATGAGAAGCCCGGCGAATAATCGCAAAGCCAATGCTCGCATTCCGAGTGACTTGGAAATCAAACGTGACGTGGTCTTTGGAAAAGGTGGCGACCGCGATCTCACGATGCACTTGGTATTTCCAACGAAAAAGACTGACCAACCGCTGCCGGCCTACGTTTGGGTGCATGGCGGTGGCTGGCAATCGGGTTCCAAAGAGGGTGGCGTGAACCAAGTTTCCCGCATGGTCGCGGAAGGCTTTGTGGGTGCAACCATCGAATATCGACTGACAGGCGAGGCTCCGTTTCCTGCCCAGATCGAAGACTGCAAGTGTGCAATTCGATTCCTGCGAGCTCACGCAAAGGAGTATGGCATCGATCCAGAACGAATCGCCGTCGCCGGCAGTTCCGCGGGCGGCCATTTGGTCGCGTTACTCGGAACCAGTGGGGACGTGAAAGAGCTAGAAGGCAGCGGTGGATGGCCGGACCAATCCAGTCGAGTCCAAGCCGTCGTCGATCTTTACGGCCCCTCAGACCTTGCAACGTTTGTCACCACGGAAGGCTTTGAAGCTCACAACCGAACGGGGTCACCCGAATCGAAATTGCTTGGCGGCGGGGAAGTGATTGGCAACAAAGAAGGCATTCGCCGTGTGAATCCAATCACCTACATCGACGACCAAGATCCTCCGTTCTTAATCCTGCATGGGACAAAAGACCCGGTCGTGCCGATGAACCAGAGCCAGGCACTCCACGATGCACTGGGAACCGCTGGCGTCGAAACAAAACTGAAACTCATTCCTGGGGCAAAACACGGAGGCCGGGAGTTTTCAACTCCAGAGATAAATGACTTGATCATGTCGTTCTTAAAGAAACAGCTGCCAGTGCCCAAGTGA
- a CDS encoding DsbA family oxidoreductase: MNLTVDVISDVICPWCYIGKRRLEKAIAAIDGQHDVNVHWHPFQLNPTMPKEGISRQEYRTRKFGSWERSLELDADVVAVGESEGIRFDFDKTERTPNTVDAHRLIGLAEQHGCQDAIVEALFAAYFTQGKDIGNQQTLVDLVAEAGLDRKAADTMLNSDDAMDVILNGKEMSQQHGVTGVPFFIVNKRITLSGAQAPETFLNAFNQVNL; the protein is encoded by the coding sequence ATGAATCTTACCGTCGATGTTATTTCTGATGTGATCTGCCCCTGGTGCTATATCGGCAAGCGACGACTTGAGAAGGCGATTGCAGCTATCGATGGTCAGCACGACGTGAACGTTCACTGGCATCCCTTCCAACTGAATCCGACGATGCCCAAAGAGGGTATCAGTCGCCAAGAATATCGCACTAGAAAATTCGGCAGTTGGGAACGCTCACTGGAACTGGACGCCGACGTCGTGGCCGTCGGTGAGTCCGAAGGAATTCGTTTCGATTTCGACAAAACGGAACGAACGCCAAATACGGTCGATGCGCACCGGCTCATCGGGCTTGCCGAACAGCATGGCTGTCAGGATGCCATTGTGGAGGCATTGTTTGCAGCTTACTTCACACAAGGCAAAGACATTGGCAATCAGCAAACGCTTGTTGATTTGGTTGCTGAAGCCGGACTCGACCGGAAAGCTGCCGACACCATGCTGAACAGCGATGATGCAATGGATGTCATCTTGAACGGCAAAGAAATGTCCCAGCAGCATGGTGTCACAGGCGTTCCGTTCTTCATTGTCAACAAGCGGATCACATTGTCTGGTGCCCAGGCCCCGGAGACTTTTCTCAATGCGTTCAATCAGGTCAATCTATGA
- a CDS encoding macro domain-containing protein: MQSATIVNMYQQLRVWLVHPDEEMCAAFQRRFDGLPRFRVVHGVFEDLAPHDCFITAANSFGIMTAGIDAAVVRFFGPQLMEQVQLRVMDEYLGEQPVGTAFIHPTKHSDIPFVCHAPTMRVPGCIEGSDKVYAATWAAFLAINQHNVVDERKIQTIAFPAFGAGFGGVPFDEVARQMSVAYRHYLNPPHRLDWDWVAGRQKAIFYDGKKQVVTR, translated from the coding sequence ATGCAAAGTGCTACAATCGTCAACATGTATCAGCAATTACGTGTTTGGCTCGTTCATCCCGACGAGGAGATGTGTGCAGCATTTCAAAGACGGTTCGACGGTCTTCCAAGATTCCGAGTCGTTCATGGTGTTTTTGAAGACCTGGCTCCACACGATTGCTTCATTACGGCGGCAAATTCTTTCGGAATAATGACCGCCGGCATTGATGCCGCTGTGGTTCGCTTTTTCGGTCCTCAGTTGATGGAACAGGTGCAGCTTCGGGTGATGGACGAATACCTTGGTGAGCAACCCGTCGGCACGGCGTTTATTCATCCAACAAAGCATTCCGATATTCCGTTCGTTTGCCACGCACCGACCATGCGTGTTCCTGGCTGCATTGAGGGCTCAGACAAGGTCTATGCTGCAACATGGGCTGCTTTCTTGGCGATCAACCAACACAATGTTGTTGACGAGCGGAAGATTCAGACGATTGCGTTTCCAGCGTTCGGTGCGGGTTTCGGCGGCGTTCCATTTGATGAAGTCGCACGACAGATGTCGGTCGCCTACCGGCACTATTTAAATCCACCTCATCGGCTTGACTGGGACTGGGTGGCGGGTAGGCAGAAAGCAATCTTCTACGACGGAAAAAAACAGGTTGTGACGAGGTGA
- a CDS encoding DoxX family protein, with amino-acid sequence MKRIKTISKYLLAAFMIVAGTMHFVNTEFFLKMVPPSLPLHRELVLVSGVCEILLGVLLLIPRYSHLAGWGVIALLIAVFPANVYLYQNQEILPASPLIHLLRLPLQGVFILWAYWHAKPNRGVDGKKERAE; translated from the coding sequence ATGAAACGCATCAAAACGATCTCGAAGTACCTACTAGCGGCATTCATGATTGTGGCTGGCACAATGCACTTCGTGAACACCGAATTCTTCCTGAAGATGGTGCCGCCATCTCTTCCACTTCATAGAGAACTGGTACTGGTCAGCGGCGTTTGCGAGATTTTACTGGGTGTACTGTTGCTGATTCCGAGATATTCGCATTTGGCAGGATGGGGAGTCATCGCCTTGTTGATTGCGGTGTTTCCTGCCAACGTCTATCTCTACCAAAACCAGGAAATTCTTCCGGCCTCACCGCTCATCCATCTGCTGCGTCTTCCACTGCAGGGCGTCTTTATACTGTGGGCCTATTGGCATGCGAAACCCAATCGGGGTGTCGATGGAAAGAAGGAACGGGCGGAGTGA